The Ruegeria sp. YS9 genome contains a region encoding:
- a CDS encoding ABC transporter ATP-binding protein — protein MAEIQLRNVGKRWGSFVGVHKFDLTIADREFLVLLGPSGCGKTTTMRMIAGLEDVTEGEILVDGNVINDLEPKDRDVAMVFQSYALYPNMNVYENIRFPLKVRGIDPATHDEKVRRASAMVELDDFLHRKPAELSGGQRQRVALARAIVREPNVFLMDEPLSNLDAKLRVSTRAQIKNLSHELAVTTIYVTHDQIEAMTLADRVVVMKQGVVQQVGSPTEIYDRPANTFVASFIGSPAMNLMDGEVAGGIFRAEHVEIAVDAPDGPMTLGFRAEDASLADGKGQITAPIYTLELLGDATMISVRVGGALVSVKADKAFRAEIGETVSFSVPTEICHLFEAGSGARIGG, from the coding sequence ATGGCGGAAATTCAATTGCGGAACGTCGGCAAGCGATGGGGCTCATTCGTTGGGGTTCACAAGTTCGACCTGACGATTGCAGATCGCGAGTTTCTGGTGCTGCTTGGCCCATCCGGCTGCGGCAAGACAACCACCATGCGCATGATTGCCGGCCTTGAAGACGTGACGGAGGGCGAAATCCTTGTCGACGGCAACGTGATCAATGATCTGGAGCCCAAGGACCGCGACGTGGCGATGGTGTTCCAAAGCTACGCTCTGTATCCCAACATGAACGTTTACGAGAACATCCGCTTTCCGCTGAAAGTGCGTGGTATCGACCCGGCAACCCACGACGAAAAAGTGCGCCGCGCCAGCGCGATGGTTGAACTGGACGATTTTCTGCATCGCAAGCCAGCCGAGTTGTCGGGTGGTCAGAGACAGCGTGTGGCACTTGCGCGTGCCATCGTTCGCGAACCCAACGTGTTCCTGATGGACGAGCCGTTGTCCAATCTGGACGCCAAGCTGCGGGTTTCCACCCGGGCCCAGATCAAGAACCTGAGCCATGAGCTGGCCGTCACCACCATTTACGTCACCCACGACCAGATCGAGGCCATGACCCTTGCCGACCGCGTCGTCGTGATGAAACAGGGCGTGGTTCAGCAGGTCGGAAGCCCGACCGAAATCTATGACCGTCCCGCGAATACGTTCGTCGCCAGCTTCATCGGTTCACCTGCAATGAATTTGATGGATGGCGAAGTTGCCGGCGGAATATTCCGCGCCGAGCATGTCGAAATTGCTGTGGACGCACCGGATGGCCCAATGACACTGGGCTTCAGGGCCGAAGATGCCAGCCTTGCCGATGGCAAAGGTCAGATCACCGCTCCGATCTATACGCTGGAATTGCTGGGCGACGCGACCATGATCTCGGTTCGGGTCGGCGGAGCTCTGGTTTCGGTGAAAGCAGACAAAGCATTCCGCGCCGAGATTGGCGAAACGGTCTCGTTCTCGGTGCCGACGGAAATCTGTCACCTCTTCGAAGCTGGAAGCGGTGCGCGGATCGGGGGCTGA
- a CDS encoding nuclear transport factor 2 family protein yields the protein MNFQTEKKLVSAFHTALDSATVTETPKVMSQFCASDLRWRGFHPFNEINGAEQVARQFWQPLKGSLAHVQNRVDILFAGQNALRKETDVWVVAMGHLMGLFDRPWLGIRPTGKMAFLRYCAFYKVAGGRIVETAMYFDIPHLMVQAGQNPFPPQTAAHLVQPGPRSHDGLLLDEQPADEGEKTLAVINAMIADLGRWDSGLSLEEELARTWHQDMIWWGPEGIGATYTIERYARQHSGPFRAAFTDRSKTNHVCRLAEGHYGGFFGWPNFTATPTGGFMGMPATGKPGEFRVIDIYRRVEDKLAENWIFIDLLHFWKGQGVDILARTTGIEAS from the coding sequence GTGAACTTTCAGACAGAAAAAAAACTGGTCTCTGCGTTTCACACCGCACTGGACTCCGCCACAGTGACGGAAACTCCGAAGGTGATGAGCCAATTCTGCGCTTCGGATTTGAGGTGGCGCGGCTTTCACCCGTTCAACGAAATCAACGGCGCCGAACAGGTTGCCCGGCAATTCTGGCAACCGCTGAAGGGCAGCCTTGCTCACGTGCAGAACCGAGTGGATATTCTGTTTGCGGGGCAAAACGCGTTGCGCAAGGAAACCGACGTTTGGGTTGTTGCCATGGGCCATCTGATGGGGCTGTTCGACCGACCGTGGCTGGGTATTCGCCCGACCGGCAAGATGGCATTCCTGCGCTATTGCGCGTTCTACAAGGTGGCCGGCGGCAGAATTGTCGAAACGGCGATGTATTTCGACATCCCGCACCTGATGGTCCAGGCTGGCCAGAACCCGTTCCCGCCCCAGACCGCGGCACATCTGGTGCAGCCCGGACCGAGGTCCCATGATGGTTTGCTGCTTGATGAGCAACCCGCAGACGAAGGCGAAAAGACGCTGGCGGTCATCAACGCGATGATTGCGGATCTGGGTCGTTGGGACAGCGGACTGTCGCTGGAAGAAGAATTGGCGCGAACGTGGCATCAGGACATGATCTGGTGGGGCCCCGAAGGAATTGGCGCGACCTACACGATAGAACGCTATGCCAGGCAACACTCTGGCCCGTTTCGCGCCGCCTTCACGGACCGGTCAAAGACCAATCACGTCTGCCGTCTGGCCGAAGGGCATTACGGTGGCTTCTTTGGATGGCCCAACTTCACTGCCACACCCACAGGGGGTTTCATGGGGATGCCAGCCACCGGCAAACCCGGCGAATTCAGGGTGATCGATATCTATCGCCGCGTCGAAGACAAGCTGGCCGAAAACTGGATCTTCATCGACTTGCTGCATTTCTGGAAAGGGCAGGGTGTGGATATTCTGGCGCGCACCACCGGGATCGAAGCATCATGA